The following proteins come from a genomic window of Lolium rigidum isolate FL_2022 chromosome 5, APGP_CSIRO_Lrig_0.1, whole genome shotgun sequence:
- the LOC124654355 gene encoding aspartate--tRNA ligase 2, cytoplasmic-like, with translation MSSEPPPASATASTEELEADLSAATISKKQLNKEARKAAKAAKADKAGKAEKPQAEEADPFAANYGDVPVEEIQSKAISGRAWTDVGDLDEAAAGRSVLIRGSAQLFRPVSKKMAFVVLRQCMSTVQCVLVASADAGVSTQMVRFATSLSKESIVDVEGVVSIPKEPLKATTQQVEIQVRKVYCINRAIPTLPINLEDAARSEAEFEKAEQTGEKLVRVLQDTRLNYRSIDLRTPANQAIFRIQSQVENKFREYLASKDFIGIHSPKLISGSSEGGAAVFKLQYNGQPACLAQSPQLYKQMAICGGFGRVFEVGPVFRAENSNTHRHLCEFMGLDAEMEIKEHYFEVCDIIDGLFVAIFKHLNENCKRELETINRQYPFEPLKYLEKTLKLTYAEGIQMLKEAGTEIDPMGDLNTESEKKLGRLVKEKYGTEFFILYRYPLAVRPFYTMPCYDDPAYSNSFDVFIRGEEIISGAQRVHTPELLRKRAIECGIDANTISSYIESFSYGAPPHGGFGVGLERVVMLFCALNNIRKTSLFPRDPQRLTP, from the exons ATGTCGTCGGAGCCTCcacccgcctccgccaccgcctccacggaggagctcgaggccgaCCTCTCCGCCGCCACAATCAGCAAGAAGCAGCTCAACAAGGAGGCCCGgaaggccgccaaggccgccaaggccgacAAAGCGGGGAAGGCCGAGAAGCcccaggcggaggaggcggacccCTTCGCCGCCAACTACGGCGACGTCCCCGTCGAGGAGATCCAGTCCAAGGCCATCTCCGGCCGGGCCTGGACCGACGTCGGCGACCTCGACGAGGCCGCCGCGGGCCGCTCCGTGCTCATCCGCGGATCCGCGCAGCTCTTCCGCCCCGTCAGCAAGAAGATGGCCTTCGTCGTCCTGCGCCAGTGCATGAGCACCGTGCAGTGCGTGCTCGTCGCCAGCGCCGACGCAGGGGTCAGCACGCAGATGGTGCGATTCGCAACATCACTCAGCAAGGAGAGCAtcgtcgacgtcgagggcgtCGTGTCCATCCCCAAGGAGCCACTCAAGGCCACAACACAGCAG GTGGAGATTCAGGTCAGGAAGGTCTACTGCATCAACAGGGCGATCCCCACACTGCCTATCAACCTCGAGGATGCAGCCCGCAGTGAAGCAGAATTTGAGAAGGCTGAGCAG ACTGGAGAGAAGCTGGTGCGTGTTCTCCAGGACACACGATTGAACTATCGATCTATCGACCTGCGCACACCCGCCAATCAAGCAATCTTCCGCATCCAATCCCAAGTTGAAAAC aaattcagagaatatttggcCTCGAAGGATTTCATTGGGATCCACAGTCCGAAGTTGATTTCAGGATCAAGTGAAGGTGGTGCAGCTGTATTCAAGCTTCAGTACAATGGCCAGCCTGCTTGTTTAGCACAATCTCCGCAGTTGTACAAGCAGATGGCTATCTGTGGTGGCTTCGGCCGTGTCTTTGAGGTTGGTCCTGTCTTTAGAGCTGAAAACTCTAACACTCACAGGCATCTATGTGAGTTTATGGGGTTGGATGCCGAGATGGAGATTAAAGAGCACTACTTTGAG GTTTGTGACATCATAGATGGCTTGTTTGTAGCAATATTCAAACACTTGAATGAAAATTGCAAGAGGGAACTTGAGACAATAAATAGGCAGTATCCATTTGAGCCGCTGAAG TACCTAGAGAAAACATTGAAGCTAACATACGCGGAAGGGATTCAAATGTTGAAG GAAGCTGGAACTGAAATTGATCCTATGGGTGACCTCAACACAGAATctgagaaaaaacttggccgCCTTGTTAAGGAGAA gtATGGCACAGAATTTTTCATTCTCTATCGGTATCCTTTGGCTGTGCGCCCTTTCTACACCATGCCTTGCTATGATGACCCTGCTTACAGCAACTCGTTCGATGTCTTCATTCGAG GCGAGGAAATTATTTCTGGAGCCCAAAGAGTGCACACGCCTGAGTTGCTGAGGAAACGTGCAATTGAGTGTGGAATTGATGCGAATACTATATCATCCTACATTGAATCTTTCAG TTATGGTGCCCCTCCTCATGGTGGTTTTGGAGTTGGGTTGGAGAGAGTGGTGATGCTTTTCTGCGCCCTCAACAACATCAGGAAGACATCGCTTTTCCCTCGCGACCCGCAGAGACTCACGCCATAA
- the LOC124652896 gene encoding sodium/proton antiporter 2-like, which translates to MALSSYLLAGSRAASPSFPSLRRRSHHFPPSLLTTPLPPAQRWRRSLRFCAASSPPPPVPPEDEELTDYDYELSETTGNCDPLCSVDEVSSQYFEANYKPKNDLIKALAILATSLAGAAAINQSWVAANQDIAMVLVFALGYAGIIFEESLAFNKSGVGLLMAVCLWVIRSIGAPSTDVAVQELSQSTVEVSEIVFFLLGAMTIVEIVDSHQGFKLVTDNISTRNPKTLLWVIGFVTFFMSSVLDNLTSTIVMVSLLRKLVPPSEYRKLLGAVVVIAANAGGAWTPIGDVTTTMLWIHGQITTVNTIQGLFVPSVVSLVVPLALMSLTSEANGSDQASSSLLSSEQMAPRGQLVFAVGLGALVFVPVFKSLTGLPPFMGMLFGLGILWILTDAIHYGESGRQRLKVPQALSRIDTQGILFFLGILLSVGSLESAGILRQLANYLDANIPNADLIASIIGVASAIIDNVPLVAATMGMYDLTSFPQDSDFWQLVAFCAGTGGSMLIIGSAAGVAFMGMEKVDFFWYFRKVSGFALAGYVAGIITYLAAQNIPLSLPTSLAEIPFITGS; encoded by the exons ATGGCGCTCTCCTCCTACTTGCTCGCCGGCAGCCGGGCAGCCTCCCCCTCCTTCCCatccctccgccgccgcagccaccactTCCCTCCGTCCCTCCTCACTACCCCTCTCCCGCCCGCCCAGCGGTGGCGGCGCTCGCTccgcttctgcgccgcctcctcGCCCCCGCCGCCAGTGCCACCCGAGGACGAGGAGCTCACCGACTACGACTACGAG CTATCAGAGACAACTGGAAATTGCGACCCTTTATGCTCCGTTGATGAAGTTAGCTCGCAGTATTTTGAAGCTAACTACAAACCAAAGAATGATCTTATTAAAGCTTTAGCTATTCTTGCAACATCTTTGGCTGGGGCAGCTGCAATAAACCAGTCCTGGGTTGCTGCTAACCAG GACATTGCAATGGTGCTAGTATTTGCACTTGGCTATGCAGGTATCATTTTTGAGGAATCACTAGCATTTAATAAAAGCGGAGTTGGATTATTGATGGCTGTTTGCTTATGGGTTATCAGAAGTATTGGG GCTCCCTCGACCGATGTAGCTGTTCAAGAGTTGAGTCAGAGTACTGTTGAAGTTAGTGAAATAGTGTTTTTCTTGCTTGGTGCAATGACCATTGTGGAGATTGTTGATTCACATCAAGGTTTTAAGCTGGTGACTGACAATATATCTACTAGAAATCCTAAGACTCTTCTCTGGGTG ATTGGCTTTGTTACCTTCTTTATGAGTTCTGTACTCGACAACTTGACTTCGACTATTGTCATGGTGTCATTGCTGCGGAAACTAGTACCTCCATCAGAGTACAGAAA ATTGTTAGGCGCTGTTGTTGTGATAGCGGCTAATGCTGGGGGTGCATGGACACCAATTGGTGATGTGACAACCACTATGTTGTGGATCCATGGTCAGATTACGACTGTAAACACAATACAG GGCTTGTTTGTCCCCTCCGTAGTTTCACTGGTGGTCCCACTGGCCCTGATGTCGCTCACCAG TGAAGCAAATGGATCAGATCAGGCATCTTCCAGTTTGCTATCATCAGAACAGATGGCTCCTCGGGGGCAACTTGTATTTGCTGTTGGACTTGGAGCCCTAGTGTTTGTTCCAGTGTTTAAATCTCTCACGGGATTGCCACCTTTCATGGGGATGCTCTTTGGTCTTGGGATTCTCTGGATTCTGACAGACGCGATACATTACGGAGAATCTGGAAGGCAGAGATTAAAAGTTCCACAGGCACTTTCACGGATTGATACACAAGGAATTCTATTCTTCTTAGGTATTCTGTTGTCGGTCGGCAG CTTGGAATCTGCAGGGATTTTGAGGCAGTTAGCCAACTATCTTGATGCCAATATTCCAAATGCTGACCTTATTGCAAGTATCATTGGTGTTGCATCAGCAATTATAGACAATGTCCCACTTGTTGCTGCAACCATGGGGATGTATGACCTGACTTCGTTTCCTCAAGATTCAGACTTCTGGCAGCTTGTTGCGTTCTGTGCTGGTACGGGCGGCTCAATGCTTATCATTGGCTCTGCAGCAGGAGT